In Toxoplasma gondii ME49 chromosome VIII, whole genome shotgun sequence, a single genomic region encodes these proteins:
- the SRS30A gene encoding SAG-related sequence SRS30A (encoded by transcript TGME49_273130~Gene product name based on ToxoDB Community Expert Annotation.) gives MASSSRVRCLRSVPSCPVSRLSLGPKCVGTPDGGASATDPSCLTEGTETQCTCQDKNGSAKDLVATLSQNQNGLNIRCKKTELKFAPESSNGKAVCPSTTTELKDCKPASTRSVPNSVEIDTLLSGSPKDVSWKDDGGDNQYTSKKLVIPQEYFPSVDQKFIVGCVTSDSATQATAMKVTVTLEAKASATQEQTVNCAYGANSNKAHQAITLTPENNKFTLVCGDKGQILPTNYQETYCAHEDGKDAADTCKDAYSGIFPNYETTWWTKATEPPSNEYTFKIPEGQFPTEKQTFMVGCHRQTPVQDNAQKNGVDNTAQEAKPTVCTVDVTVAASAPSSAAELASGISLMLLSVASIAFSFAL, from the exons atggcgtcttcttcccgtgTGCGCTGCTTGAGATCCGTGCCCTCCTGCCCGGTGTCCCGGCTTTCCCTGGGGCCAAAA TGTGTTGGTACCCCGGATGGCGGAGCGTCTGCCACTGACCCAAGCTGTCTCACCGAAGGGACTGAGACCCAGTGCACTTGCCAAGACAAGAATGGTTCTGCGAAGGATCTCGTAGCGACCCTCTCACAGAATCAAAATGGCTTGAACATAAGATGCAAAAAGACCGAACTGAAATTTGCGCCTGAAAGCTCAAATGGCAAAGCAGTCTGTCCGTCGACCACAACAGAGCTCAAGGACTGCAAACCAGCTTCGACGCGAAGCGTTCCAAACTCCGTTGAAATTGACACTCTTCTCAGCGGCTCTCCAAAAGACGTGTCTTGGAAGGATGATGGAGGAGACAATCAGTACACGTCTAAAAAGTTGGTCATCCCTCAAGAGTACTTTCCCTCTGTCGACCAAAAGTTCATTGTCGGCTGCGTCACAAGCGACTCCGCGACGCAGGCCACCGCAATGAAGGTGACAGTGACGCTTGAAGCAAAGGCAAGTGCAACTCAAGAGCAGACTGTCAACTGCGCCTACGGGGCGAATAGCAACAAGGCCCACCAAGCCATCACTCTGACTCCGGAAAATAACAAGTTCACTCTGGTGTGCGGAGATAAAGGACAGATTCTGCCGACAAACTATCAAGAGACATATTGCGCTCATGAAGACGGAAAGGACGCAGCTGACACGTGCAAGGACGCGTACAGTGGAATTTTCCCGAATTACGAAACAACTTGGTGGACGAAAGCCACAGAACCCCCCAGCAACGAGTACACGTTCAAGATTCCAGAGGGTCAGTTcccgacagagaaacagacgttCATGGTCGGGTGCCACCGACAGACACCAGTTCAAGATAATGCACAGAAGAACGGAGTTGACAACACCGCCcaagaagcgaagccgaCTGTGTGCACCGTTGATGTGACGGTTGCAGCCTCTGCaccttcctctgctgctgaGTTGGCAAGTGGCATATCTCTCATGTTGTTGTCCGTTGCATCGATTGCCTTCTCATTTGCCTTGTAG